TGCCACGGACATAGAAAAGAACGTCGTGCACGGCTCGGATGCACCGGAGACCGCGGCATTCGAAATCGGCTATTTTTTCAACAGCTTCGAAATCGTGTCATAAAAAGGGAAAATTTTTCATCACGAAAGCACGAAAAGCTTGAGGATAATGGTCAAATGCCCGCAACCTAAGCTTAAAGAAGACCTTGGGTCTTTTCGTGGTTTGTCTCTTTCGTGATTGATTTATTCGAAGGGCTTTTTCATATCTGACATCGGGAGAAGCGATCTGCGTCCTATTGAGTTCATGTCGGCGGTAAATCTGGAAAATATCCACATCGTGCTCCAGCGTCCGCGGTATCCGGAAAATATCGGGTCTGCGGCCAGGGCCATGTGCAATATGGGTCTGCGGCGCATGTCGGTCGTTTCGCCGGAAAATTACGACCTGGAACGAATCGGAAAGCTGGCGACGCACGTGGCCTCCGGGATCGTGGACAGGATCCGGCTTTATGACGATTTGGCGACGGCGCTGCAGTCCTTCCAATTCGTGGTCGGAACGACGGCGCGCATGGGAAAACAGCGGCAGGTGGTGCACTCCCCCGAGAATCTGGCCCGCCAACTGGTGTCCATATCGCAGCACAACCGGGTTGCCATCCTGTTCGGCCCCGAAGACCGGGGGCTGTCCAACGAGGACTTGCGATTTTGTCATGCCCTGGCGAACATTCCGACGGCAGACTTTTCTTCCCTCAATCTGGCCCAGGCGGTCATGATCGTCTGCTATGCCCTGCACACCGCAACCTTGGAGCAAAAGGCGGCCTTCGTTCCCAAATTGGCCAGCCGCCATCAGCTGGACGGCATGTACGCGCAGCTGCGCGAGATGCTCGTGCGCATCAGTTATATCAATCCCGACAACCCGGATTATTTCATGGACAACCTCAGGCGCTTTTTGACGCGCATGCAGCTGAGGGCGCGGGAGGTCAGCATTGTTCGGGGGATCTGCCGGCAGATGGATTGGTATGCCGGAAAGTGCTATAAGGACGGTTACGCGGAGGGCGGCCGGCAGGAGGAGCGGAAGGACGAAGCCGGGACCGGGTGTAACGGAAGGGATTTATTGGCACGAAAGAAATAAACCCCACAGCTGCAACGCTGGGGTAAAGAGCGAAAACACGGGACACAGGATCGCAAGTCTGCGCCTTTTGGATTTCGTGTTTTAAATCAAGGTGGCTGAAATGAAAAAAATTGCCATATTGCCGGGCGACGGCATCGGCCCCGAAGTGATGCGGGAAGCGGTAAGGGTTCTGGACGCCGTTAAAAAAACCCATGGCGTCGAACTGACATATCACCACGCCGATGTCGGCGGCTGTGCGATCGACAAACACGGCTCGGCGCTGCCGGCGGAAACCCTCGCTTTGTGTGAAAGCAGCGACGCCGTCCTGTTCGGGTCGGTGGGCGGGCCAAAGTGGGAGAAGCTTCCCCCGGAACGGCAACCCGAGCGGGCGGCGCTGTTGAAATTGAGGGAGCATTTCGGGCTGTACTGTAATTTGAGGCCGGCCAGGATTTTCAAGGCCCTGGCGGCGCACAGCCCCCTGCATCCGGACATCGTCGGCGACGGTTTCGACATCCTGTGCGTGAGGGAGCTTACCGGCGGGATCTATTTCGGTGCACCGAAGGGACGCGAAGGGAGCGGCGCCGGGGAAAAGGCTTTCGACACCATGGTATACACGCGGGCGGAAATCGAAAGGATTGCCCATTGGGCGTTTGCCATGGCCCGCAACCGCAGGCAACGGGTGACGTCCATCGACAAGGCCAATGTCCTGTCAACCATGGTTTTATGGCGTGAAGTGGTGAACGAGGTCGCCCGGGAATACGGAGAGGTGGCTCTGAACCACATGTACATCGACAACGCCACCATGCAGCTGATCCGGGACCCGCATCAGTTCGACGTCCTCTTGTGCGGCAATATGTTCGGCGACATCATATCCGACGAATGCGCCATGATTACGGGCTCCATGGGTCTGCTGCCGTCCGCCAGCATCAATGGGGACGGCTTCGGCCTGTACGAACCGGCAGGGGGGTCGGCCCCCGATATTGCCGGCATGGGGATTGCCGACCCGGTGGCGCAGATCCTGTCGGCGGCCATGATGCTGCGGTACAGTTTAGACCATCCTCTGGCTGCCGATGCAATCGAACGGGCCGTGGGGGCGGTGCTGGAAGCGGGCGTGCTCACCCGTGACCTGTCCGGAGATGCGGACAAGGCGGTGTCTACAGCGGAGATGGGGGATGCCGTGGCGGCGGAAATCATTGCATCGGGGTGAAACATAAGCATAAAGGAGCGGAAGATGCGTATCATCAGGTTTGGTGAAAAAGGCAA
This sequence is a window from Deltaproteobacteria bacterium. Protein-coding genes within it:
- a CDS encoding RNA methyltransferase → MSAVNLENIHIVLQRPRYPENIGSAARAMCNMGLRRMSVVSPENYDLERIGKLATHVASGIVDRIRLYDDLATALQSFQFVVGTTARMGKQRQVVHSPENLARQLVSISQHNRVAILFGPEDRGLSNEDLRFCHALANIPTADFSSLNLAQAVMIVCYALHTATLEQKAAFVPKLASRHQLDGMYAQLREMLVRISYINPDNPDYFMDNLRRFLTRMQLRAREVSIVRGICRQMDWYAGKCYKDGYAEGGRQEERKDEAGTGCNGRDLLARKK
- the leuB gene encoding 3-isopropylmalate dehydrogenase, with product MKKIAILPGDGIGPEVMREAVRVLDAVKKTHGVELTYHHADVGGCAIDKHGSALPAETLALCESSDAVLFGSVGGPKWEKLPPERQPERAALLKLREHFGLYCNLRPARIFKALAAHSPLHPDIVGDGFDILCVRELTGGIYFGAPKGREGSGAGEKAFDTMVYTRAEIERIAHWAFAMARNRRQRVTSIDKANVLSTMVLWREVVNEVAREYGEVALNHMYIDNATMQLIRDPHQFDVLLCGNMFGDIISDECAMITGSMGLLPSASINGDGFGLYEPAGGSAPDIAGMGIADPVAQILSAAMMLRYSLDHPLAADAIERAVGAVLEAGVLTRDLSGDADKAVSTAEMGDAVAAEIIASG